A single Filimonas effusa DNA region contains:
- a CDS encoding FKBP-type peptidyl-prolyl cis-trans isomerase codes for MGVADQLAKLKADKAAANLAAGEAFLNTNKERAEVVTLPSGLQYEVLTTGTGAKPTATQTVTCHYHGTMIDGTVFDSSVQRNQPASFPLNMVIKGWTEGLQLMPTGSKWRFFIPPHLGYGDRQVGPVIGPNSTLIFDVELLSIA; via the coding sequence ATGGGAGTAGCAGATCAACTGGCCAAACTGAAAGCCGACAAAGCAGCCGCCAACCTCGCCGCAGGTGAAGCATTTTTGAATACGAATAAGGAAAGAGCAGAGGTTGTTACCCTGCCCAGCGGATTACAGTACGAGGTGCTTACCACCGGTACCGGCGCCAAACCTACCGCCACTCAAACAGTAACCTGCCATTATCATGGAACAATGATAGACGGTACTGTTTTCGATAGTTCCGTTCAAAGGAATCAACCAGCCAGCTTCCCGCTGAATATGGTGATCAAGGGATGGACCGAAGGTTTGCAGCTGATGCCTACCGGCAGCAAATGGCGCTTTTTCATTCCTCCGCATCTGGGTTATGGCGACAGGCAGGTAGGACCTGTTATAGGCCCTAACAGCACCCTTATTTTCGATGTAGAGCTGCTGAGCATCGCTTAA
- a CDS encoding exonuclease domain-containing protein has protein sequence MYAIVDIETTGSHAQDNGITEIAIVLHDGRQVEGRFSTLINPLVPIPAYVAGLTGISNSMVASAPLFKDVAGNIHRLLQGRIFVAHNVNFDYSFIRYHLQQVGIDWNARKLCTLRLSRKAFPGFPKYGLGSLCRSMDIPVHGRHRAGGDADATAILFERILQKGGDKMIREFLKKEASEQILPPHVGKEQIKALPLTPGVYYFHDAKDNVIYVGKAKSVRKRVLSHFTGMDTSKKRQAFLREIRRISFRDCPTELTAAILESIEIKRLWPAYNQSQKHAEQLLGIYVFEDARGYQRLAIDKKRKLLEPLLSFNVLTDAHRYLWKLVREFGLNAALCFLDRSIKDPVLTEEPELYNSRVQAAIDKIQSEKGTYAILETSMICSDVSCILVEKGRFVGMGLLPEKVDPFRIDHIKDHLTVYPENEVLKNMIRSYSDRYPARVLQLDQTAGG, from the coding sequence ATGTATGCAATTGTGGATATAGAAACGACCGGCAGCCACGCACAAGACAATGGTATCACCGAAATAGCCATTGTTTTACATGACGGCAGGCAGGTGGAGGGCAGGTTCAGCACGTTAATAAACCCCTTGGTGCCTATCCCGGCTTATGTAGCCGGATTAACAGGCATTTCCAACAGTATGGTGGCCTCGGCGCCGCTTTTCAAAGACGTGGCAGGTAATATTCACCGGCTGTTGCAAGGACGCATCTTCGTTGCCCATAATGTTAACTTCGACTATTCTTTCATCCGCTATCATTTACAACAGGTTGGCATCGACTGGAATGCAAGGAAACTATGCACTTTACGTTTAAGCCGTAAGGCGTTTCCGGGATTCCCTAAATATGGCCTGGGCAGTCTCTGCCGCTCGATGGATATTCCCGTACATGGCCGCCATAGGGCAGGAGGAGACGCCGATGCAACCGCTATCCTCTTTGAACGCATTTTGCAGAAAGGTGGCGACAAAATGATCCGCGAATTCCTCAAAAAAGAAGCAAGCGAACAAATACTGCCACCGCATGTGGGCAAAGAACAAATAAAGGCGCTGCCGTTAACACCAGGTGTCTACTATTTCCACGATGCAAAAGACAATGTCATTTATGTAGGAAAAGCAAAATCTGTCCGGAAAAGAGTGTTAAGCCATTTTACCGGCATGGATACCAGCAAAAAACGACAGGCTTTCCTGCGCGAAATCCGCCGCATCAGCTTCAGGGACTGCCCTACAGAATTAACGGCAGCTATCCTCGAAAGCATTGAAATAAAACGTTTATGGCCCGCCTACAACCAAAGCCAGAAACATGCGGAACAACTGCTGGGTATCTATGTCTTCGAAGACGCACGCGGTTACCAGCGCCTGGCTATCGATAAAAAAAGAAAACTCCTCGAGCCACTGCTAAGCTTCAACGTGCTTACCGATGCACACCGCTACCTCTGGAAGCTGGTAAGAGAGTTTGGGTTGAATGCAGCCTTATGCTTTTTAGACCGTTCGATAAAAGATCCTGTACTAACAGAGGAACCCGAACTTTACAACAGCAGGGTACAGGCTGCCATCGATAAAATACAGTCCGAAAAAGGTACCTACGCCATACTCGAAACTTCTATGATCTGCAGCGATGTATCCTGCATACTCGTAGAAAAAGGCCGCTTTGTTGGTATGGGCCTGCTGCCGGAAAAAGTAGATCCCTTCCGCATCGACCATATAAAAGACCACCTGACCGTATACCCGGAAAACGAAGTGCTTAAAAATATGATCCGCAGTTATTCCGACAGGTATCCCGCCAGGGTGCTGCAGCTCGATCAAACTGCCGGTGGCTAG
- a CDS encoding TCR/Tet family MFS transporter has product MKTKKEAALGFIFVTMLIDVIGFGIIIPVIPKLIQQLESCTVSEAARYGGWLMVAYSVMQFVFAPVLGNLSDRYGRRPILLFSLLGFGIDYMLTGFSPNIEWLFAGRIIAGITGASFSTASAYIADVSTPEKKAQNFGMVGVAFGLGFIIGPVLGGYLGKLGPRVPFFAAAALALLNALYGFLLLPESLARENRRAFSWQRANPVGAFKQLGKYPAIAALATSITLLYVAGFAMQSTWTFFAIEKFGWTEAMVGNSLGFVGLLVGIVQGGLIRVVHPILGQQRSVVVGLLLYTLGFTLFGFASQSWMLYAFMIPYALGGISGPALQGIISNHVPATEQGELQGALTGLMSGSAIIGPMLMTNVFAWFTSPGAPVQLPGAPFLLGGLLTLIATLLAVRSFKKDKSFTFAGK; this is encoded by the coding sequence ATGAAGACAAAAAAGGAAGCGGCGCTCGGTTTCATCTTTGTGACCATGCTCATAGATGTAATCGGATTCGGGATCATCATACCAGTAATACCGAAACTGATCCAGCAGCTTGAGAGCTGTACTGTTAGTGAGGCTGCGCGATATGGCGGCTGGCTGATGGTTGCTTATTCTGTGATGCAATTTGTATTTGCGCCTGTGCTGGGCAATTTATCGGATAGATATGGCCGCCGGCCTATCCTGCTTTTTTCGCTGCTGGGCTTTGGTATTGATTACATGCTTACGGGTTTCTCTCCCAATATAGAATGGTTGTTTGCAGGGCGGATCATCGCCGGGATCACGGGGGCAAGTTTCAGTACGGCCAGCGCATATATTGCCGACGTAAGCACGCCGGAGAAAAAAGCCCAGAATTTTGGGATGGTAGGCGTGGCATTTGGCCTGGGATTCATTATAGGGCCTGTATTAGGCGGTTACCTGGGCAAGCTGGGTCCGCGTGTCCCTTTTTTCGCTGCGGCGGCTCTTGCACTTCTAAATGCGCTTTATGGCTTTCTGTTACTGCCAGAGTCGCTGGCCAGGGAAAACAGGCGGGCATTCAGCTGGCAGCGTGCCAATCCTGTTGGCGCCTTTAAACAGTTGGGGAAGTACCCTGCGATAGCGGCGCTGGCCACGTCGATCACATTGTTATATGTTGCCGGATTTGCCATGCAAAGCACGTGGACATTCTTTGCCATTGAAAAATTCGGCTGGACGGAAGCGATGGTAGGCAATTCGCTTGGATTTGTGGGGCTGCTTGTGGGGATAGTGCAGGGTGGTTTGATACGGGTAGTGCATCCTATACTTGGCCAGCAAAGAAGTGTTGTAGTAGGTTTATTACTTTATACTCTAGGGTTTACCTTATTCGGGTTTGCCAGCCAGAGCTGGATGCTTTATGCGTTTATGATACCTTATGCGCTTGGCGGCATATCGGGCCCTGCGCTGCAGGGAATTATTTCGAACCATGTTCCTGCTACGGAGCAAGGCGAGTTACAGGGGGCGCTTACGGGGTTGATGAGTGGCAGCGCTATTATCGGGCCGATGCTGATGACAAATGTTTTTGCGTGGTTTACGAGCCCCGGTGCACCGGTACAACTTCCCGGCGCTCCGTTCCTGCTGGGCGGACTGCTAACGCTTATAGCCACGTTATTAGCTGTAAGAAGCTTTAAAAAGGATAAAAGTTTTACTTTCGCCGGCAAATAA
- a CDS encoding ABC transporter ATP-binding protein, with translation MQKAIISVKNLVKKYGDFEAVKGISFDVFEGEIFGLLGPNGAGKSTTLEIIETLRTKTAGEVFVDGFNLDESPNDIKKIIGVQLQTSGYYPALNLTELIHLFAGLYNRNVNALELLDKVNLRDKAKNKFKELSGGQKQRFSIATTLINEPKIIFLDEPTTGLDPQARRNLWELVRDIRSKGTTVIITTHYMDEAEILCDRVAIVDSGTIIALNTPDHLVDELVDSGFERPKEVKKANLEDVFIHLTGKALRDE, from the coding sequence ATGCAAAAAGCAATTATCTCTGTAAAGAATCTTGTAAAAAAATACGGCGACTTTGAAGCGGTAAAAGGTATCAGCTTCGATGTTTTTGAAGGAGAGATCTTTGGCTTGCTCGGACCCAATGGCGCCGGTAAGTCTACCACGCTCGAGATCATTGAAACCTTACGTACAAAAACAGCCGGCGAAGTGTTCGTCGACGGTTTCAATCTCGATGAGTCTCCCAATGATATCAAAAAGATTATAGGTGTTCAGTTGCAGACCTCAGGTTATTATCCCGCCCTCAACCTCACCGAACTCATACACCTGTTTGCAGGCCTGTATAACAGGAACGTGAACGCCCTGGAGCTTCTCGATAAAGTGAACCTCCGCGATAAAGCGAAAAACAAGTTCAAAGAGCTCAGCGGCGGACAAAAACAACGATTTTCGATCGCAACAACGCTTATCAACGAACCAAAGATCATTTTCCTCGATGAACCTACCACGGGCCTCGACCCCCAGGCACGCAGGAACCTGTGGGAACTGGTACGCGATATACGCAGCAAAGGAACCACCGTTATCATAACCACGCACTACATGGACGAAGCCGAGATCCTCTGCGATAGGGTAGCTATCGTAGATAGTGGCACTATTATAGCACTAAATACACCCGACCACCTCGTCGATGAATTGGTTGATTCAGGATTCGAACGCCCAAAAGAAGTGAAAAAAGCCAATCTCGAAGATGTATTCATCCATTTAACAGGAAAGGCATTACGGGACGAATAG
- a CDS encoding NUDIX hydrolase, translated as MSDVLNWKTLSSEYIFKDRWLTARKDTCKTPSGKIVDPYYVLEYTDWATALPLTEDGKVIMVKQFRQALGEVCIELPGGCVDDTDDTHEDAIRRELLEETGYAFETVHYLGRTSANPSTNSNLMHMFVATGGKKVQDQHLDENEEIEILELEWSEFLQLLEEKRIVQAMHMSTIFYAMRYLDKLGYK; from the coding sequence ATGAGCGATGTTTTGAACTGGAAAACGCTTTCTTCAGAATACATTTTTAAAGACCGCTGGTTAACAGCCCGCAAAGATACCTGTAAAACACCTTCGGGAAAGATCGTTGATCCCTATTATGTGCTGGAATATACCGACTGGGCTACTGCATTGCCCCTTACCGAAGACGGTAAAGTGATAATGGTTAAACAGTTCAGGCAGGCCCTGGGCGAGGTATGCATTGAATTACCCGGTGGCTGTGTAGACGATACCGACGACACACATGAAGACGCCATCCGGCGCGAACTGCTCGAAGAAACCGGTTATGCTTTTGAAACAGTGCACTACCTGGGACGCACCTCTGCTAACCCCAGCACCAATTCAAACCTCATGCATATGTTTGTGGCTACCGGCGGCAAAAAAGTACAGGACCAGCATCTCGACGAAAACGAAGAGATCGAGATCCTGGAACTCGAATGGAGCGAATTCCTGCAGTTACTCGAGGAAAAACGCATCGTTCAGGCCATGCACATGAGCACCATCTTTTATGCCATGCGCTACCTCGATAAACTGGGCTATAAATAG